From Amphiprion ocellaris isolate individual 3 ecotype Okinawa chromosome 10, ASM2253959v1, whole genome shotgun sequence, one genomic window encodes:
- the LOC129349900 gene encoding AFG3-like protein 2 codes for MAHRYLRLSAGCRSLFRLLLPLSGAPTRQVMASTTAGQVVSGRSLLTDLLGACRSSRPPKGFEKYFPDSQKTPKDSEAEAAPKESRPANSQKASGRSSGGGGGGGGGKRGGRKEDSHWYSRLQKGDVPWDDKEFRMYFLCGLAFWISVSYYFFFRDGGREVTWKDFVNNYLAKGVVDRLEVVNKRYVKVVFSPGKTPVDGQYVWFNIGSVDTFERNLETAQYELGIEGENRLPVVYSTESDGTFLLSMLPTVLIIGFLLFMLRRGPAGAGRPGRGMGGLFSVSETTAKILKDEIDVKFKDVAGCEEAKLEIMEFVNFLKNPKQYQDLGAKIPKGAILTGPPGTGKTLLAKATAGEANVPFITVNGSEFLEMFVGVGPARVRDLFVMARKNAPCILFIDEIDAVGRKRGRGNFGGQSEQENTLNQLLVEMDGFNTATNVVVLAGTNRPDILDPALMRPGRFDRQIYIGPPDIKGRASIFKVHLRPLKLRTDMDKDSLAKKMAALTPGFSGADIANVCNEAALIAARHLSDAINQKHFEQAIERVIGGLEKKTQVLQPEEKKTVAYHEAGHAVAGWFLEHADPLLKVSIIPRGKGLGYAQYLPKEQYLYTKEQLLDRMCMTLGGRVSEEIFFGRITTGAQDDLRKVTQSAYAQIVQFGMNAKVGQVSFDLPRQGEMVLEKPYSEATARLIDTEVRTLISEAYQRTQQLLNNKKADVEKVAQRLLEKEVLDKNDMVELLGKRPFAEKSTYEEFVEGTGGEEEDTTLPEGLKDWNQERKDKEETQEEQVARQISGGMPF; via the exons ATGGCTCACCGCTACCTGCGACTGTCAGCCGGCTGCAGGAGCCTGTTccggctgctgctgccgctgtcCGGCGCTCCGACCAGGCAG GTGATGGCTTCAACCACGGCTGGGCAGGTAGTGAGTGGGCGGAGCCTGCTGACTGACCTGCTGGGAGCCTGCAGGAGTTCCAGACCTCCCAAAG GTTTTGAGAAATATTTTCCAGACAGTCAGAAAACTCCAAAAGACAGCGAAGCTGAAGCTGCACCCAAAG AATCTAGACCTGCCAATAGTCAGAAGGCCTCAGGGAGGTCttcgggaggaggaggaggaggaggaggagggaagagaggAGGCCGTAAGGAGGACTCTCACTGGTACAGCCGCCTGCAGAAG GGCGACGTTCCCTGGGACGACAAGGAGTTCCGGATGTACTTCCTGTGCGGACTGGCCTTCTGGATCAGCGTCTCCTACTACTTCTTCTTCCGGGACGGAGGCCGAGAGGTCACCTGGAAGGACTTTGTCAACAACTACCTGGCCAAAGGAGTG GTGGACCGGTTGGAGGTGGTGAACAAGCGCTACGTTAAAGTGGTGTTCTCTCCAGGGAAGACACCGGTGGATGGG CAGTACGTGTGGTTCAACATCGGCAGCGTGGACACGTTTGAGAGGAACCTGGAGACAGCTCAGTACGAGCTCGGCATCGAGGGGGAGAACCGGCTGCCGGTGGTTTATTCCACCGAAAGCGACGG GACGTTCCTACTGAGCATGCTCCCCACTGTGCTAATCATTGGCTTCCTGCTGTTCATGCTGCGGCGAGGCCCAGCGGGGGCGGGTCGGCCTGGCAGGGGCATGGGCGGGCTGTTCAGCGTCAGCGAGACCACGGCCAAGATCCTGAAAGACGAGATCGACGTCAAATTCAAAGACGTGGCGGGCTGCGAGGAGGCCAAGCTGGAGATCATGGAGTTCGTCAACTTCCTGAAGAACCCCAAACAGTACCAGGACCTGGGCGCCAAGATCCCCAAG GGAGCCATCCTGACCGGTCCTCCTGGAACTGGAAAAACTCTTCTGGCCAAAGCGACAGCCGGCGAAGCAAACGTTCCGTTCATCACCGTCAACGGATCAGAGTTCCTCGAGATGTTCGTGGGCGTCGGCCCCGCAAGG GTGAGGGACCTGTTCGTCATGGCGAGGAAGAACGCTCCCTGCATCCTGTTCATCGATGAGATTGACGCTGTTGGCAGGAAGAGGGGGCGGGGCAACTTTGGCGGTCAGAGCGAGCAGGAGAACACGCTGAACCAGCTGCTGGTGGAGATGGACG GCTTTAACACGGCCACCAATGTGGTGGTTCTGGCTGGAACCAACCGACCCGACATCCTGGACCCGGCGCTGATGAGGCCTGGACGCTTCGACAGACAGATCTACATTG GTCCTCCTGACATCAAAGGACGAGCGTCCATCTTTAAAGTCCACCTGCGTCCTCTGAAGCTGCGGACTGACATGGACAAAGATTCCCTGGCCAAGAAGATGGCCGCCCTCACACCTGGATTCTCAG GTGCAGACATCGCTAATGTTTGTAACGAGGCGGCTCTGATCGCTGCTCGACACCTTTCAGACGCCATCAACCAGAAGCACTTTGAGCAGGCCATCGAGAGGGTCATCGGAG GTCTGGAGAAGAAGACTCAGGTTCTGCAGCCGGAGGAGAAGAAGACGGTGGCGTATCACGAGGCCGGTCATGCCGTGGCCGGGTGGTTCCTGGAGCACGCCGACCCTCTGCTGAAG GTGTCCATCATCCCCAGAGGGAAGGGGCTGGGCTATGCTCAGTACCTGCCCAAGGAGCAGTACCTGTACACCAAGGAGCAGCTGCTGGACCGCATGTGCATGACGCTGGGGGGACGAGTCTCCGAGGAGATCTTCTTTGGACGGATCACCACCGGAGCTCAGGACGACCTCCGCAAGGTCACCCAGAGCGCCTACgcacag ATCGTTCAGTTCGGCATGAATGCGAAGGTGGGTCAGGTTTCGTTCGACCTCCCCCGGCAGGGTGAGATGGTTCTGGAGAAACCGTACAGCGAGGCCACGGCTCGGCTGATCGACACCGAGGTCAGAACCCTGATCAGCGAGGCCTACCAGAGAACCCAGCAGCTGCTGAACAACAAGAAGGCTGACGTGGAGAAG GTGGCACAGCGGCTGCTGGAGAAGGAGGTTCTGGATAAGAACGACATGGTGGAGCTGCTTGGAAAACGTCCGTTTGCAGAGAAGTCGACGTATGAAGAGTTTGTGGAGGGAACCGGAGGCGAGGAGGAGGACACGACCCTGCCGGAGGGTCTGAAGGACTGGAACCAGGAGAGGAAGGACAAGGAGGAGACCCAGGAGGAACAGGTGGCCCGTCAGATCTCTGGGGGAATGCCCTTCTAG